Proteins from a single region of Desulfolutivibrio sulfoxidireducens:
- a CDS encoding glycosyltransferase family 2 protein, protein MGKISVMRPRSADIHPVLMLLTSHRMDCCVLCLRCLERFTDLGRFKRIHILANAVTENHRAILSRFAARHDNVTVRDCLPRGLVPAVTTAQNEILAAHIRDVIVKLDEDVFVTPNWLDHLIEGYRHHAHRDDVVLVTPLVPVSPAGRHVLNRFLTVSFPSERHMYVGPPVEENWVYHRWMWEKVLREGLAEAWLAERPALYSYLDYVTINCVIYDRRLIERVHPFPVRPIRGLPTTDELVINRALLDGNLRVAVLGRSLAHHYSFSPCEEYLRGHVSMEEVWRYSERLRTTPAETAPSPPPIQRPALKVLTSGGLHRVMRA, encoded by the coding sequence ATGGGAAAGATCTCGGTCATGCGGCCGCGCTCGGCCGACATCCATCCCGTCCTCATGCTTCTGACCTCACACCGGATGGACTGTTGCGTCCTGTGCCTGCGGTGCCTGGAACGCTTCACCGACCTTGGCCGCTTCAAGCGCATCCACATCCTGGCCAACGCCGTGACCGAGAACCACCGGGCCATCCTCTCCCGGTTCGCGGCCCGCCACGACAACGTCACGGTCCGCGACTGCCTGCCGCGCGGACTGGTCCCGGCCGTCACCACCGCCCAGAACGAGATCCTGGCCGCCCACATCCGCGACGTCATCGTCAAGTTGGACGAGGACGTCTTCGTCACCCCCAACTGGCTGGATCACCTCATCGAGGGCTATCGCCACCACGCCCATCGCGACGACGTGGTCCTGGTCACCCCGCTGGTTCCGGTCAGCCCCGCCGGACGGCATGTCCTGAACCGATTCCTCACCGTGTCCTTTCCCTCCGAACGGCACATGTACGTGGGGCCGCCCGTGGAGGAAAACTGGGTCTACCATCGCTGGATGTGGGAGAAGGTCCTGCGCGAAGGCCTGGCCGAGGCCTGGTTGGCCGAACGACCCGCCCTCTACAGCTACCTGGATTACGTGACCATCAACTGCGTCATCTACGACCGGCGCCTCATCGAACGGGTCCATCCCTTTCCCGTACGCCCCATCCGGGGACTGCCCACCACGGACGAACTGGTCATCAACCGCGCCCTGCTGGACGGAAACCTGCGCGTGGCCGTGCTCGGACGCAGCCTGGCCCACCACTACAGCTTTTCGCCCTGCGAGGAATACCTGCGCGGCCACGTCTCCATGGAGGAGGTCTGGCGCTATTCCGAGAGACTGCGGACCACCCCGGCCGAAACCGCGCCGAGCCCACCCCCGATCCAGCGTCCTGCCCTCAAGGTGCTGACCTCGGGCGGCCTGCACAGGGTGATGCGGGCATAA
- a CDS encoding Trm112 family protein, whose product MALSPELLRILACPKCKGDLEALEAAPGEVEGLACPACDAVYPVREDIPIMLIDEAVPRDAWMAGKRSAKDAPA is encoded by the coding sequence GTGGCGCTTTCCCCTGAACTGTTGCGCATCCTGGCCTGTCCCAAGTGCAAGGGGGACCTCGAGGCCCTTGAAGCCGCTCCCGGCGAGGTCGAAGGGCTGGCCTGTCCGGCCTGCGATGCGGTCTACCCCGTGCGCGAGGACATTCCGATCATGCTCATCGACGAGGCCGTGCCCCGAGACGCCTGGATGGCCGGGAAACGGTCGGCCAAGGACGCCCCGGCGTAA
- a CDS encoding YkgJ family cysteine cluster protein — MPLTFAPYFEKYQALLGEVDAVFAKVKAACPEAVTCGLGCSDCCHALFDVSLVEALYLNVVFNERFPKGPEREKILDLADRADRAHYKLKRKAVKAGEKGVSTEQILADLARERIRCPLLGDDDRCVLYDCRPVTCRLYGVPLEIGGKAHTCGKSGFVPGGAYPTVKVEMLQDRLFALSGELAAGIGSSYPLLADMLVPVSMALLTEYTPEYLGVPGEDDPASETPGVVDEAPAAPVFARVENDCGSCGEAPGSAACASCGGSTSWVLGGPDDSRAKPDTSGKGD; from the coding sequence ATGCCCCTGACGTTTGCCCCCTATTTCGAGAAATACCAGGCCCTGCTCGGCGAGGTGGACGCGGTGTTCGCCAAGGTGAAGGCGGCCTGCCCCGAGGCCGTGACCTGCGGCCTGGGCTGCAGCGACTGCTGCCACGCCCTGTTCGACGTGAGCCTTGTCGAGGCCCTGTATCTGAACGTCGTCTTCAACGAGCGTTTCCCCAAAGGGCCGGAGAGGGAGAAGATCCTCGATCTGGCCGACCGGGCCGACCGGGCCCATTACAAGCTCAAACGCAAGGCCGTCAAAGCCGGGGAAAAGGGCGTGTCCACGGAGCAAATCCTGGCCGACCTGGCCAGGGAGCGCATCCGCTGCCCGCTTTTGGGCGACGACGACCGGTGCGTGCTCTACGACTGTCGCCCGGTGACCTGCCGCCTGTACGGCGTTCCCCTGGAGATCGGCGGCAAGGCGCACACCTGCGGCAAATCCGGGTTCGTGCCGGGCGGGGCCTATCCCACCGTGAAGGTGGAGATGCTTCAGGACCGGCTCTTTGCCCTATCCGGGGAACTGGCCGCCGGCATCGGCTCCAGCTATCCGCTTCTGGCGGACATGCTGGTGCCCGTGTCCATGGCCCTTTTGACCGAATACACCCCGGAATACCTGGGCGTGCCCGGAGAGGACGACCCGGCGTCCGAAACGCCGGGCGTTGTCGACGAAGCGCCGGCGGCCCCTGTCTTTGCCCGGGTGGAAAACGACTGCGGAAGCTGCGGCGAGGCCCCGGGATCGGCGGCCTGCGCCTCCTGCGGCGGCTCCACGTCCTGGGTGTTGGGCGGTCCCGACGATTCCCGCGCCAAGCCGGATACGTCCGGCAAGGGGGACTGA
- a CDS encoding protein kinase domain-containing protein, producing MRHIGKYRILGLLGRGGMGVVYKAQAPVTGRVVAVKVLRPADILVELWGEDRLRQRFMAEAAILGSVSHPNLLDVWDFGEHDGRPFFVMEYHCDDLGRLLGESYRVEEPCRRLPVRRALRLADQLLSGLSRLHFAGVVHRDIKPFNLLLTASDDLKITDFGLSKARGERFDAPAGLAVGSPYYCPPEQEADPERADVRSDAYAAGVTIFRMLTGHLPVDDTGRSLAASRLNADLGPEFDAFFARAVHRRPDERFQSVREMRAALDALGEAFEARLGRVCALDEASPEDSEACPPRPGPPPRREPARIPLKSARERFGLDALWRPRCYAPGRFADSGPGVVLDAATGLVWEKGGAEYPVTFAGAAAHIRALAEARYAGRGDWRLPTMDELLTLLAPLPQGVAHCAAPIFDPAVRRAWSADLRTFTAAWMADLEMGFVTSGDFTCLCGVRAVASGG from the coding sequence ATGCGCCATATCGGAAAATATCGCATTCTGGGGCTTCTGGGCCGGGGCGGCATGGGCGTGGTCTACAAGGCCCAGGCCCCGGTCACCGGCCGGGTGGTGGCGGTCAAGGTCCTGCGTCCGGCGGACATCTTGGTGGAGTTGTGGGGAGAGGACCGCCTGCGCCAGCGGTTCATGGCCGAGGCCGCCATCCTGGGTTCGGTCAGCCACCCGAACCTGCTCGACGTCTGGGACTTCGGCGAGCACGACGGGCGGCCCTTTTTCGTCATGGAATATCACTGCGACGACCTGGGGCGGCTTCTCGGCGAGAGCTACCGGGTGGAGGAACCCTGCCGCCGGCTTCCGGTGCGCCGGGCCCTGCGTCTGGCGGACCAGCTTCTGTCGGGCCTCTCCCGGCTGCATTTCGCCGGGGTGGTGCATCGGGACATAAAACCCTTCAACCTGCTTTTGACCGCCTCGGACGATCTCAAGATCACGGATTTCGGGCTGTCCAAGGCCCGGGGGGAACGCTTCGACGCTCCCGCCGGCCTTGCGGTGGGCTCTCCCTACTACTGTCCGCCGGAGCAGGAGGCGGATCCGGAGCGGGCCGATGTCCGTTCGGATGCGTATGCGGCCGGGGTGACGATTTTCCGCATGCTCACCGGGCACTTGCCTGTGGACGATACGGGGCGGAGCCTCGCTGCCAGCCGCCTCAACGCCGACCTGGGGCCGGAGTTCGACGCCTTTTTCGCCCGGGCCGTACACCGGCGTCCCGATGAGCGGTTCCAGAGCGTCCGGGAGATGCGCGCGGCCCTGGATGCCCTTGGGGAGGCCTTCGAGGCCCGCCTGGGCCGGGTGTGCGCCCTGGATGAGGCGTCCCCGGAGGATTCCGAGGCGTGTCCGCCGCGGCCGGGTCCGCCGCCGCGCCGGGAACCGGCCAGGATTCCGCTGAAGTCCGCCCGGGAGCGTTTCGGACTGGACGCGTTGTGGCGGCCCAGGTGTTACGCCCCGGGGCGGTTTGCGGACAGCGGGCCGGGCGTGGTCCTGGACGCGGCCACGGGTCTGGTGTGGGAGAAGGGCGGTGCGGAGTATCCGGTGACCTTCGCGGGCGCGGCGGCCCATATCCGGGCCCTGGCCGAGGCCCGGTACGCCGGGCGCGGGGACTGGCGGCTGCCGACCATGGACGAGCTTTTGACCCTGCTGGCGCCCCTGCCCCAGGGGGTGGCCCACTGCGCGGCGCCGATCTTCGATCCGGCCGTGCGCCGGGCCTGGAGCGCGGACCTGCGGACCTTCACGGCGGCGTGGATGGCCGACCTGGAGATGGGGTTCGTGACCTCGGGGGACTTCACCTGCCTGTGCGGGGTGCGGGCCGTGGCCTCGGGGGGATGA
- a CDS encoding trypsin-like peptidase domain-containing protein — translation MKKILVVLTTLCCCLAGSVAASAQPSQTAGKNVSQARLTPTVLAVRAVAPAVVSITTSKVVARRDNAFGGLLQDEFFRRFLGPGFEFPGGPARPRTEQSLGSGVIIDGAKGLVLTNNHVIAGAESITAVLQDGRSLEAELLGSDADFDVAVLKLRGASNLPQATMGESRGLLIGEPAIAIGNPYGYGHTVTTGVISAVGRSLRAEDGAAYADLIQTDAAINPGNSGGPLVDIEGRVIGINMAIRAGAEGIGFAIPVEKARRVVAELMDTGKVSPVWLGLFGQGVDERVARYFGLDEQKGLLVTEVAPGGPAQAAGIVPGDVVLSVSGAAVEDVDHFQGLLRTVTAGEEVSLEVLHDGGKRRVGVRAAPFAREAALELAAARWGITAREDGRKEGLVLTRVPQASPAGKIGLAPGDRLLGVGGQRVDGMDDLARAVMRHSMHRSLILVVERGGRAYYARITL, via the coding sequence ATGAAAAAGATCCTTGTCGTCCTGACGACCCTGTGCTGCTGCCTGGCCGGTTCCGTGGCGGCCTCGGCCCAGCCGTCGCAAACCGCCGGGAAAAACGTTTCCCAGGCCCGCCTGACCCCGACTGTCCTGGCCGTTCGGGCCGTGGCCCCGGCCGTGGTCAGCATCACCACCTCCAAGGTGGTCGCGCGGCGGGACAATGCCTTCGGCGGGCTTTTGCAGGACGAATTCTTCCGCCGTTTCCTGGGGCCCGGATTCGAGTTTCCCGGCGGCCCCGCGCGGCCTCGCACGGAACAGAGCCTGGGGTCCGGGGTGATCATCGACGGGGCCAAGGGGCTGGTCCTGACCAACAACCACGTCATCGCCGGGGCCGAATCCATCACCGCCGTGCTCCAGGACGGCCGGTCCCTTGAGGCCGAACTTCTGGGCTCGGACGCCGATTTCGACGTGGCGGTGCTGAAGCTTCGCGGGGCCTCGAACCTTCCCCAGGCGACCATGGGCGAGTCCCGGGGGCTTTTGATCGGGGAACCGGCCATCGCCATCGGCAACCCCTACGGCTATGGCCACACCGTGACCACGGGCGTGATCTCGGCCGTGGGCCGGTCGCTTCGGGCCGAGGACGGCGCGGCCTACGCCGACCTGATCCAGACCGACGCGGCCATCAACCCCGGCAACAGCGGCGGCCCCCTGGTGGACATCGAGGGCCGGGTCATCGGCATCAACATGGCCATCCGGGCCGGGGCCGAGGGCATCGGCTTCGCCATCCCGGTGGAGAAGGCCCGGCGGGTGGTGGCCGAGCTCATGGACACGGGCAAGGTCTCGCCCGTGTGGCTGGGGCTTTTCGGCCAGGGCGTGGACGAGCGGGTGGCCAGGTACTTCGGGCTTGACGAGCAAAAGGGGCTTCTGGTCACCGAGGTGGCCCCGGGCGGACCGGCCCAGGCGGCCGGGATCGTGCCTGGGGATGTGGTGCTGTCGGTTTCCGGGGCCGCGGTTGAGGACGTGGACCATTTCCAGGGACTTTTGCGCACGGTCACGGCCGGCGAGGAGGTTTCCCTGGAGGTCTTGCACGACGGCGGCAAACGTCGCGTCGGGGTGCGGGCCGCGCCGTTTGCCCGGGAGGCGGCGCTTGAGCTTGCGGCCGCGCGGTGGGGGATCACGGCCCGCGAGGACGGCCGCAAAGAGGGCCTGGTCCTGACCCGGGTACCGCAGGCCAGTCCGGCCGGAAAGATCGGGCTTGCGCCCGGCGACCGGCTTTTGGGCGTTGGCGGGCAGCGGGTGGACGGGATGGACGACCTGGCCCGGGCGGTCATGCGCCACAGCATGCACCGTTCGCTTATCCTGGTGGTGGAGCGGGGCGGGCGGGCGTATTACGCGCGCATCACCCTGTGA
- a CDS encoding metallophosphoesterase family protein: MNAATPQDGRELPVIAVLADIHANAEALAAVLADLDAWAAGPPPSEPVTVVALGDMIGYGGDPGAVLALVRARGMRAVMGNHEKGATDAACRRSCFHVHSRQALTRTRELLSRADLASLSGLPASLVLGGLRFVHGMPPDDPLTYLVTQDDDALRQAFATFPERACFVGHSHVLEGASLRDGRLTRFDYGDEPYVLDPAARHILCCGSVGQPRDGDNRAKYVLIDTAKNLVTVRRVPYDIARAASRIIERGLPRRYADRLW; the protein is encoded by the coding sequence ATGAACGCCGCCACGCCACAGGATGGCCGGGAACTGCCGGTCATCGCGGTTTTGGCCGACATCCACGCCAACGCCGAGGCCCTTGCCGCTGTTTTGGCCGACCTGGACGCCTGGGCCGCCGGGCCGCCGCCTTCGGAGCCCGTGACCGTGGTGGCCCTGGGGGACATGATCGGCTACGGAGGCGACCCCGGGGCCGTGCTGGCCCTGGTGCGAGCCCGGGGCATGCGCGCGGTCATGGGCAACCACGAGAAGGGGGCCACTGACGCCGCCTGCCGCAGGTCGTGTTTTCACGTGCACAGCCGGCAGGCCCTGACGCGCACCCGGGAACTTCTGTCCAGGGCCGATCTGGCCTCCCTGTCCGGCCTGCCCGCGAGCCTGGTTCTTGGCGGCCTGCGCTTCGTGCACGGCATGCCCCCGGACGACCCCCTGACCTACCTGGTCACCCAGGACGACGATGCCCTGCGCCAAGCCTTTGCGACCTTTCCGGAACGGGCCTGTTTCGTGGGCCACAGCCATGTGCTGGAGGGGGCGTCGCTTCGCGACGGCCGGCTGACCCGTTTCGACTACGGCGACGAACCGTACGTTCTGGACCCGGCCGCCCGCCACATCCTGTGCTGCGGCAGCGTGGGCCAGCCCCGCGACGGCGACAACCGGGCCAAGTACGTGCTGATCGACACGGCAAAAAATCTGGTCACCGTGCGCCGCGTGCCCTACGACATCGCCCGGGCCGCGTCCCGGATCATCGAGCGCGGCCTGCCCCGGCGCTACGCCGACAGGCTGTGGTGA
- a CDS encoding DVU0298 family protein produces MPRERHMKEAVRKALAAPGPTDEALAVLDASPPAALTGPLLSALLSPTPLVRWRAVTALGRAVCRMAEARLEDGRIFVRRLMWYLNEESGAVGWGAPEAMAEILARHEGLAREFHRILLSYIRELEKDCTFIDHPPLRRGAFWGVARLAQARPELARPAVPDLVTGLADCDPESRGLCCLALTLLRPEETPEMLAGFLALAGDTHVFDLYWDGELRPARVSELARTAHALLSQPGLYPHQP; encoded by the coding sequence ATGCCGCGAGAACGCCACATGAAAGAGGCGGTTCGGAAGGCCCTGGCCGCGCCCGGTCCCACGGACGAGGCCCTGGCCGTCCTGGACGCCAGTCCCCCGGCCGCCCTGACCGGGCCGCTGCTCTCGGCCCTGTTGTCTCCGACGCCGCTTGTGCGCTGGCGGGCGGTCACGGCCCTGGGGCGGGCGGTGTGCCGCATGGCCGAGGCGCGGCTGGAGGATGGCCGGATATTTGTGCGCCGGCTCATGTGGTATCTCAACGAGGAGTCCGGGGCCGTCGGCTGGGGCGCGCCCGAGGCCATGGCCGAGATCCTGGCCCGGCACGAGGGTTTGGCCCGGGAGTTTCACCGCATCCTTCTGTCGTATATCCGCGAGCTTGAGAAGGACTGCACCTTCATCGATCATCCCCCCCTGCGCCGGGGGGCCTTTTGGGGCGTGGCCAGGCTGGCCCAGGCCCGGCCCGAGCTGGCCCGTCCGGCCGTGCCCGATCTGGTGACCGGTCTTGCGGACTGCGATCCCGAGTCCCGGGGCCTGTGCTGCCTGGCCCTGACCCTGTTGCGACCGGAGGAGACCCCGGAGATGCTCGCCGGCTTCCTGGCCCTGGCCGGGGACACGCATGTGTTCGACCTGTACTGGGACGGGGAACTGCGGCCCGCCCGGGTGTCCGAACTGGCCCGGACGGCCCATGCCCTTTTGTCCCAGCCCGGCCTCTACCCCCACCAGCCATGA
- a CDS encoding ferredoxin, which produces MGYRITVDVNKCIGDGECVDVCPVEVYELREGKAVPVNMEECLGCESCVEVCDQDAITVEEV; this is translated from the coding sequence ATGGGGTACAGGATCACCGTTGACGTAAACAAATGCATCGGGGACGGCGAGTGTGTGGACGTGTGCCCGGTCGAGGTCTATGAGCTTCGCGAGGGCAAGGCCGTGCCCGTGAACATGGAGGAATGCCTCGGGTGCGAGTCCTGTGTCGAGGTCTGCGACCAGGACGCCATCACCGTCGAGGAAGTGTAG
- a CDS encoding Hsp20/alpha crystallin family protein: MGKLNWTPWMGIEDIKVEMDQAVERARRAARAAGQGVGVEPGYLWSPAADVVETPEAFVITVEVPGIAREDVAVELRGRSLWIRGERRFVRESSGGLYQMLERSYGPFARRFALPQGISREGVAAVMAEGILEITVPKKRPELLKRRIPIS; this comes from the coding sequence ATGGGCAAGCTCAATTGGACTCCCTGGATGGGGATCGAAGACATCAAGGTGGAGATGGACCAGGCCGTGGAACGTGCCCGGCGGGCCGCCAGGGCCGCCGGCCAGGGGGTCGGCGTCGAGCCGGGCTACCTGTGGTCGCCGGCCGCCGACGTGGTGGAGACCCCGGAGGCCTTCGTCATCACCGTGGAGGTGCCGGGAATAGCCCGGGAGGACGTGGCCGTGGAGCTTCGCGGCCGGTCCCTGTGGATTCGCGGCGAGCGCCGTTTCGTCCGGGAGTCCTCGGGCGGCCTGTATCAGATGCTGGAACGCTCCTATGGCCCCTTTGCCAGGCGTTTCGCCCTGCCCCAGGGCATTTCCCGGGAAGGTGTGGCGGCGGTGATGGCCGAGGGGATTTTGGAGATCACCGTGCCCAAGAAGCGGCCGGAGCTGCTCAAGCGGCGCATTCCCATCTCCTGA
- a CDS encoding tetratricopeptide repeat protein yields the protein MEFQAKNTDEFIVEMQGKIRENSECGMTHYNLGSAYVAKGRFVEAEAEFHRAVECSPTLVEAYVQLGGLAMNKGDLDGCLEYNEKAIKIRPLFAVPLGNVGFVHLQRGEPDKAIASLRKAIRQDPKFVQALSSLASAYFMKGELDLSMEYSQKTVEIEPKFGPAYNNMALVHMERGEYAKARECLDKAVETGFTPHPGLVRELAEKLGA from the coding sequence ATGGAGTTTCAAGCCAAAAATACCGACGAGTTCATCGTCGAGATGCAGGGAAAGATTCGGGAAAATTCCGAGTGCGGCATGACGCATTACAACCTGGGCTCGGCGTACGTGGCCAAGGGCCGTTTCGTCGAGGCCGAGGCCGAGTTCCATCGGGCCGTGGAATGTTCGCCCACCCTGGTCGAGGCCTATGTCCAACTGGGCGGGCTGGCCATGAACAAGGGCGATCTGGACGGCTGTCTGGAATACAACGAGAAGGCCATCAAGATCCGGCCCCTTTTTGCCGTGCCCCTGGGCAACGTGGGCTTCGTGCACCTGCAGCGCGGCGAGCCGGACAAGGCCATCGCCTCGCTACGCAAGGCCATCCGCCAGGACCCCAAGTTCGTCCAGGCCCTGTCCAGCCTGGCCAGCGCCTACTTCATGAAGGGCGAGTTGGACCTGAGCATGGAATACAGCCAAAAGACCGTGGAGATCGAACCCAAGTTCGGCCCGGCCTACAACAACATGGCCCTGGTGCACATGGAGCGGGGCGAATACGCCAAGGCCCGGGAGTGCCTGGACAAGGCCGTGGAGACGGGGTTCACCCCGCATCCGGGGCTGGTGCGGGAACTCGCGGAGAAGCTCGGGGCGTAG
- a CDS encoding PHP domain-containing protein: protein MPGIDLHTHSTASDGTLSPRELVRLAAASGLSAVAITDHDTVDGLPGAMAAGREFGITVVGGVELSVFDGRRALHLLGLFLPERPGDLGHVLADLREKRHDRNRLILEKLTSMGIALDYDEVLALAGGAVGRPHIAAALMKKGVVTSFKEAFSRLLGPNGQAYVPKKKMSLERAVSLLLAEGATPAIAHPFLLRQNGRALERLMAEYKDKGVDAIEALYSEHSDGQTREYLALAAKLDLGVTGGSDFHGAAKPEIRLGVGKGGLVVPDSVLAALLARRKTRRETF, encoded by the coding sequence ATGCCCGGCATCGACCTGCACACCCACTCCACGGCCTCGGACGGCACCCTCTCCCCCCGCGAACTGGTGCGTCTGGCCGCTGCGTCCGGACTGTCCGCCGTGGCCATCACCGACCACGACACCGTGGACGGCCTGCCCGGGGCCATGGCCGCCGGGCGGGAATTCGGGATCACGGTCGTCGGCGGCGTGGAGCTTTCCGTCTTCGACGGCCGGCGCGCCCTGCACCTGCTGGGGCTTTTTCTGCCCGAGCGCCCCGGGGATCTCGGCCACGTCCTGGCCGACCTGCGGGAAAAACGCCACGACAGAAACCGGCTCATCCTGGAGAAACTTACGTCCATGGGCATCGCCCTGGACTACGACGAGGTCCTGGCCCTGGCCGGCGGCGCCGTGGGACGACCCCACATCGCCGCCGCGCTCATGAAAAAAGGCGTCGTGACCAGCTTCAAGGAGGCCTTCTCCCGCCTCCTCGGCCCGAACGGCCAAGCCTACGTCCCCAAAAAAAAGATGTCCCTCGAAAGGGCCGTGTCCCTGCTTCTGGCCGAAGGGGCCACACCGGCCATCGCCCACCCCTTCCTCCTGCGCCAAAACGGCCGCGCCCTGGAACGCCTCATGGCCGAATACAAGGACAAGGGCGTGGACGCCATCGAGGCCCTCTACAGCGAACACAGCGACGGTCAGACCCGGGAATACCTGGCCCTGGCCGCCAAACTGGACCTCGGCGTCACCGGCGGCTCGGATTTCCACGGCGCGGCCAAGCCCGAAATCCGCCTCGGCGTGGGCAAGGGAGGCCTTGTGGTGCCCGACTCGGTGCTTGCGGCCCTTTTGGCCCGGCGCAAGACCAGGAGGGAAACCTTTTGA
- a CDS encoding GGDEF domain-containing protein — MLDPGTLACVCATLQLLALVSLSANRILNKDVSGTGAWAVSQFFFMAGFALLSYIVASGVVEWVLVANMLLNSGYYIVYLGHRAYLRLPRPPLLTFATVVVLSSCGIAFFTFFREAMHPRIIIVFLGVSFWVAASILCYANAPGAGPTRWVIIAALGLHGLSFAAKSAGLAWAWFASVEIPREAMLVMVFFDVVIFVFVFTIAYIMLTAADISRRLKSLAEIDDLTRVFNRRAFYALADKHLALARRQGMGVAFFAVDLDRFKRVNDDYGHAAGDAVLRHFARVAATALRGGDILGRVGGEEFMILLPGLSRGQARGIAERLRSVIAASPALFGGGSIAYTVSIGVTADHGDGLDMIRLCREADHALYRAKALGRDRVVAYGESVDMTPKGGDGGEPDISLSCPPPRK, encoded by the coding sequence ATGCTCGATCCTGGAACGCTTGCCTGTGTCTGTGCGACCCTCCAGCTCCTGGCCCTGGTCAGTCTTTCGGCCAACCGGATTCTCAACAAGGACGTGTCAGGCACCGGGGCCTGGGCTGTCTCGCAGTTCTTTTTCATGGCCGGATTCGCCCTCCTGTCGTACATTGTCGCTTCCGGGGTCGTGGAATGGGTCCTTGTCGCCAACATGCTGCTGAACTCCGGGTATTACATTGTCTACCTCGGACATCGGGCCTATCTTCGCCTGCCCCGGCCCCCCTTGCTCACATTCGCGACCGTGGTGGTCCTGTCCTCCTGCGGCATCGCCTTTTTCACGTTTTTTCGCGAGGCGATGCACCCGCGTATCATCATCGTCTTTCTTGGGGTTTCATTCTGGGTGGCTGCCTCGATCCTGTGCTATGCCAATGCGCCAGGAGCCGGTCCGACGCGTTGGGTAATCATCGCCGCCCTGGGTCTGCACGGGTTGTCTTTCGCGGCCAAGTCCGCAGGGCTTGCCTGGGCTTGGTTCGCGTCCGTGGAGATACCCCGCGAGGCCATGCTGGTCATGGTTTTCTTCGATGTCGTGATTTTTGTTTTCGTTTTCACCATCGCCTACATCATGCTCACGGCAGCGGATATCTCGCGGCGGCTCAAGTCGCTGGCCGAGATTGACGATCTGACGAGGGTCTTCAATCGCCGGGCCTTCTACGCCCTGGCGGATAAGCATCTGGCCCTGGCCAGGCGTCAAGGGATGGGGGTGGCTTTTTTCGCAGTGGATCTGGATCGCTTCAAACGCGTGAACGACGACTATGGCCATGCCGCCGGGGACGCCGTGCTGCGGCATTTCGCCCGGGTCGCCGCGACGGCCCTGCGCGGTGGTGACATCTTGGGGCGCGTGGGTGGTGAGGAGTTCATGATCCTGTTGCCTGGATTGAGCAGGGGGCAGGCCCGAGGGATCGCCGAACGCCTGCGGTCGGTGATTGCCGCCTCTCCCGCGCTTTTCGGGGGCGGGTCCATTGCCTACACTGTCAGCATCGGCGTGACGGCGGACCATGGCGATGGCCTGGACATGATCCGGCTGTGCCGGGAGGCTGACCATGCCCTGTACCGGGCCAAGGCCCTGGGTCGCGACCGGGTCGTCGCCTACGGCGAGAGCGTCGACATGACGCCGAAAGGTGGGGATGGCGGCGAACCCGATATATCCCTCTCTTGTCCCCCGCCCCGGAAATGA